One Campylobacter pinnipediorum subsp. caledonicus genomic window carries:
- the infC gene encoding translation initiation factor IF-3, which translates to MSRENEVLLNEDIRANEVRCIGDDGTAYGVISRAEALKIAQNAGMDLVLIAPDGKPPVCKVMDYGKFRYQQEKKQKEAKKKQKVIEVKEIKLSVKIAQNDINYKVKHALEFLSEGKHVKFRVFLKGREMSSPEAGVAILEKVWETVKEYADRDKEPIIEGRYVNMLTTPKK; encoded by the coding sequence TTGAGTAGAGAAAATGAAGTATTGCTCAACGAGGACATAAGAGCAAACGAGGTTAGATGTATTGGCGATGATGGCACAGCGTATGGTGTTATATCAAGAGCAGAGGCTTTAAAAATAGCCCAAAATGCTGGAATGGATTTGGTTTTAATAGCCCCTGATGGTAAACCACCAGTTTGTAAAGTGATGGACTATGGAAAGTTTCGTTATCAACAAGAGAAGAAACAAAAAGAGGCCAAGAAAAAGCAAAAAGTTATTGAGGTAAAAGAGATAAAACTTTCTGTAAAAATAGCACAAAACGATATAAATTACAAAGTTAAGCACGCACTTGAGTTCTTATCAGAAGGCAAACATGTTAAATTTCGTGTATTCTTAAAAGGTAGAGAAATGAGCTCGCCCGAGGCTGGCGTTGCAATACTTGAAAAAGTATGGGAAACTGTAAAAGAATATGCCGACAGAGATAAAGAGCCAATCATTGAAGGCAGATATGTAAATATGCTTACAACCCCTAAAAAATAA